One genomic window of Ruminococcus gauvreauii includes the following:
- the proB gene encoding glutamate 5-kinase translates to MNIREKLKDKKRIVIKIGSSSLTHPQTGRLDLIKLEILVREISDLRNQGKDVVLVSSGAIMVGRAALGFKEKPRKLEEKQACAAVGQARLMMIYQKLFSEYNQVASQILMTKNTMVDNLNRKNAKNTFEELLKLGAIPIVNENDTISTYEIEFGDNDTLSAVVASLIGADLLILLSDIDGLFTDDPRRNKQAHFIDVVESIDSHLMEMGKGTTGSTAGTGGMATKLTAANLATSAGADMIIANGEDFHVIHRILSGKPCGTLFLANPKEEFYLIDYIEKLL, encoded by the coding sequence TTGAATATTCGAGAAAAACTAAAAGATAAAAAACGTATTGTGATCAAGATCGGTTCGTCTTCCCTGACGCATCCTCAGACGGGACGCCTGGATCTGATCAAACTTGAGATACTGGTCCGGGAGATCAGTGATCTCCGCAATCAGGGAAAGGATGTAGTGCTGGTATCATCAGGCGCGATCATGGTCGGCCGTGCTGCACTGGGGTTTAAGGAAAAACCCCGGAAACTGGAAGAAAAGCAGGCATGTGCGGCAGTCGGACAGGCCCGCCTGATGATGATCTATCAGAAACTGTTTTCAGAGTACAATCAGGTGGCCAGCCAGATCCTGATGACAAAAAACACGATGGTAGACAATCTGAACCGTAAAAATGCAAAGAATACCTTTGAGGAACTCTTAAAGCTCGGCGCGATTCCCATTGTCAATGAAAACGATACCATTTCCACCTATGAAATCGAGTTTGGTGATAACGACACATTATCTGCAGTCGTAGCCTCACTGATTGGTGCGGACCTTCTGATCCTGCTCTCAGACATTGACGGGCTGTTCACGGATGATCCGAGGCGGAATAAACAGGCACATTTTATTGACGTTGTAGAGTCCATCGATTCACACCTGATGGAGATGGGAAAAGGAACAACCGGCAGCACTGCGGGCACGGGAGGCATGGCAACAAAACTCACAGCCGCTAATCTCGCCACGAGTGCGGGGGCGGATATGATCATCGCGAATGGTGAAGATTTTCACGTGATTCACCGTATTCTCAGCGGAAAACCGTGCGGAACGCTGTTTCTGGCAAATCCCAAAGAGGAGTTTTATCTGATCGATTATATCGAGAAACTGCTGTAG
- a CDS encoding DUF3048 domain-containing protein — MKKNVVKVLMLLTVSALMLSGCNKKEEPSPEPEPTEEAQAEEPEEDEGDIIAPETPEPDEEIIPEGKVKSYLTGEYVDEAIGRRRPVAVMLNNIQAAIPQAGISNAGVIYEAPVEGGITRLMAVMEDYDNLEKIGSMRSCRDYYIFYAAGFNAIYVHYGQSAYALPILELPEVNNLSGLASYTDSVFYRTSDRKAPHNAYTSFEGIQKGIEICGYSQEYADGYDGSYTFCKVGDTVELPGNWNAEIVKPGYQYNEPWFEYNAEDGLYYRYQYGGTQIDELTGQQLACKNILLQYSSWRNYDENGYLNIDVDEPNEGIYITNGKAIPVSWKKHDPWGPTYYYDSNGNEITLNTGKTWVCIVQDTYRDLVSVTDRDGFTAPMGQSATDKAANDAAAAADTEY, encoded by the coding sequence ATGAAGAAGAATGTAGTAAAAGTATTGATGTTGCTGACCGTATCAGCTCTGATGCTGAGCGGATGCAATAAGAAAGAAGAACCTTCTCCCGAACCGGAACCGACAGAAGAGGCACAGGCTGAAGAACCTGAGGAGGATGAGGGAGATATCATAGCACCGGAGACTCCGGAACCGGATGAGGAGATCATTCCGGAAGGAAAAGTGAAAAGTTATCTGACCGGAGAGTACGTCGATGAGGCGATCGGAAGAAGACGTCCTGTCGCAGTCATGCTGAACAATATCCAGGCCGCCATACCGCAGGCAGGGATTTCTAATGCCGGTGTCATATACGAGGCACCCGTGGAGGGCGGTATCACGCGTCTTATGGCAGTGATGGAGGACTATGACAATCTCGAAAAGATCGGCTCCATGAGAAGCTGCCGGGATTACTATATCTTCTATGCCGCAGGATTTAATGCCATCTATGTTCATTACGGACAGTCGGCATATGCCCTGCCGATCCTGGAACTTCCGGAAGTAAACAACTTAAGCGGTCTCGCCAGCTATACAGATTCGGTGTTTTACAGAACCAGCGACCGCAAGGCGCCGCACAATGCCTATACCAGCTTCGAAGGCATCCAGAAAGGAATCGAGATCTGCGGCTACAGTCAGGAATATGCGGACGGCTATGACGGATCGTATACATTCTGCAAAGTCGGAGATACCGTTGAACTCCCGGGAAACTGGAACGCAGAGATCGTCAAACCGGGTTACCAGTACAATGAACCATGGTTTGAATACAATGCCGAAGACGGATTGTACTACCGGTATCAGTACGGAGGAACTCAGATTGATGAACTCACGGGACAGCAGCTGGCCTGCAAAAACATCCTGCTTCAGTATTCCAGCTGGAGAAACTATGATGAGAACGGTTATCTGAATATCGATGTCGATGAACCGAATGAAGGAATCTACATTACCAATGGGAAGGCAATTCCTGTTTCCTGGAAAAAGCACGATCCGTGGGGTCCGACATATTATTATGACAGCAACGGCAATGAGATCACACTGAACACCGGAAAAACCTGGGTCTGCATCGTTCAGGATACTTACCGGGATCTGGTCTCTGTCACAGACCGTGATGGATTCACCGCTCCGATGGGACAAAGTGCGACTGATAAGGCGGCAAATGATGCAGCCGCAGCAGCAGATACCGAGTATTAG
- the ybeY gene encoding rRNA maturation RNase YbeY, translating into MTVFIENETGCEFPFSCQQVAEDVICKVLEQENCPYDAEVNIVLTGEYEIRETNRNFRNIDSVTDVLSFPAIDFEAPADYTIIGERADEFINPDTDLLMLGDIMICIPRMLLQAKEYGHGVRREYAFLIAHSLLHLLGYDHMEAEDAAVMEQKQEQVLEQLNITR; encoded by the coding sequence ATGACAGTTTTTATTGAAAATGAGACCGGATGTGAGTTTCCATTTTCCTGCCAGCAGGTGGCGGAGGATGTGATATGCAAGGTGCTGGAGCAGGAAAACTGCCCGTACGATGCCGAAGTCAATATTGTGCTGACGGGAGAATATGAGATAAGGGAGACCAACCGGAACTTCCGAAACATCGACAGTGTGACGGATGTGCTGTCTTTTCCTGCGATCGATTTTGAAGCTCCCGCGGACTATACGATCATCGGGGAGCGTGCAGATGAATTTATCAACCCCGATACGGATCTACTGATGCTTGGCGACATTATGATCTGTATACCAAGGATGCTGCTGCAGGCAAAAGAGTACGGTCACGGGGTCAGGCGCGAATATGCATTTTTAATCGCACACAGCCTGCTGCATCTTCTGGGATATGACCACATGGAAGCAGAGGACGCGGCGGTAATGGAACAAAAGCAGGAGCAGGTGCTCGAACAGTTAAATATCACACGATAG
- a CDS encoding PhoH family protein: MNSMIEAVMQIPAEHETNIFGQFDENIKKIERTLNVTMISRDGQLKMIGPSTNVKKARSILEQLVTLAERGNTITGQQVDYAVSLSMEEKESAIVEMDKDCICHTINGRAVKPKTLGQKQYVDSIRKNMIVFGIGPAGTGKTYLAMAMAITAFRNDEVNRIILTRPAIEAGEKLGFLPGDLQSKVDPYLRPLYDALYQIMGAESFMKNMEKGLIEVAPLAYMRGRTLDNAFIILDEAQNTTPAQMKMFLTRIGFGSKVIITGDDTQKDLPKDTRSGLDVAVQVLRKVDDISFCQLTSKDVVRHPLVQKIVQAYEAYEKKARPAKNSKRTGRP; this comes from the coding sequence ATGAACAGTATGATTGAAGCAGTAATGCAGATACCGGCCGAACATGAGACGAACATTTTCGGTCAGTTTGATGAAAACATTAAAAAGATCGAACGGACATTAAACGTGACCATGATTTCGCGGGACGGACAGCTGAAGATGATCGGGCCTTCCACCAATGTAAAAAAGGCCCGGAGTATTCTGGAACAACTGGTTACACTGGCTGAGCGCGGCAATACGATAACCGGCCAGCAGGTGGATTATGCGGTTTCTCTTTCGATGGAAGAGAAGGAGTCTGCAATCGTTGAGATGGATAAAGACTGTATCTGCCATACCATCAACGGCCGTGCCGTGAAACCCAAAACATTGGGGCAGAAACAGTATGTGGACAGCATACGGAAAAATATGATTGTATTTGGAATCGGACCGGCAGGTACGGGAAAGACCTATCTGGCGATGGCTATGGCGATCACGGCGTTCCGCAACGATGAGGTCAATCGGATCATTCTGACACGCCCTGCCATAGAGGCCGGCGAGAAACTGGGTTTTCTTCCCGGAGACCTTCAGAGCAAGGTGGATCCCTATCTGCGGCCTCTCTATGACGCCCTGTATCAGATCATGGGGGCAGAGAGCTTTATGAAGAATATGGAAAAAGGGCTGATTGAAGTTGCTCCGCTTGCCTATATGCGCGGCAGGACTCTGGATAATGCATTTATCATTCTGGACGAAGCGCAGAACACAACGCCGGCTCAGATGAAAATGTTTCTGACACGTATTGGTTTCGGGTCCAAAGTGATCATTACAGGCGATGATACACAGAAAGACCTGCCGAAGGACACCCGCTCAGGACTCGATGTTGCGGTGCAGGTGCTCCGTAAGGTCGATGATATCTCTTTCTGCCAGCTGACAAGCAAGGATGTGGTGCGCCACCCGCTGGTTCAGAAAATTGTACAGGCATACGAAGCGTATGAAAAAAAGGCCAGGCCGGCAAAGAACAGCAAACGGACAGGCCGGCCGTAA
- the yqfD gene encoding sporulation protein YqfD, with the protein MIQQCLRYAKGYVHINFYGEEKERFLNLCSANDIILWKLMPQGEGQMACMSISDFKKLRPISRKTKIKIRIAKKRGLPFFFQKSRKRKAFFLGILCFCALIYTLSLRIWNIHVDGNITYSTQTVLKYLEQENIRHGILKKSVNCAEVASMLRREFPNITWVSARIEGTRLFLEMKENYNQEQEQQTVDQESTPLDIVAKKSGTVMSIVTRSGVPLVKVGDQFKKGDILVSGTLEIKNDAQETVGYEYTSADADLYARTSYSYYDEFPMEYEERIYTEDQKDSWFFTVMNYRVDIGPSPPEDQRYDQVATTHPLYLTENFVLPFTYGTIQTLPYQIEVRQYTKEEAATKANANLYMFLKNLTQKGVEIYRKNVKIDTSESTCITKGKIQVTEKITTTAPVKIQEVIPERTSEE; encoded by the coding sequence TTGATCCAGCAGTGTCTGCGTTACGCCAAAGGGTATGTACATATCAATTTTTACGGCGAGGAAAAAGAGCGGTTTTTAAACCTCTGTTCTGCAAATGATATTATCCTGTGGAAACTGATGCCGCAGGGCGAAGGGCAGATGGCCTGCATGAGCATCTCGGACTTTAAAAAACTTCGTCCGATATCCAGAAAAACGAAAATCAAAATCAGAATTGCAAAAAAACGAGGATTGCCCTTCTTTTTTCAAAAAAGCCGAAAAAGAAAGGCATTTTTTCTTGGAATCCTGTGTTTTTGCGCTCTCATCTATACGCTTTCTCTGCGCATCTGGAATATTCATGTAGACGGCAACATCACGTACAGCACACAGACGGTGTTGAAATATCTGGAACAGGAAAATATTCGGCACGGGATTCTGAAGAAGTCTGTCAACTGCGCCGAGGTGGCTTCCATGCTCCGGCGGGAATTCCCAAACATCACGTGGGTATCCGCCCGGATAGAAGGAACACGGCTTTTTCTTGAAATGAAAGAAAACTATAATCAGGAGCAGGAACAGCAGACGGTAGACCAGGAGAGTACTCCGTTGGATATCGTAGCAAAAAAAAGCGGAACGGTCATGTCGATCGTAACGCGCTCCGGTGTTCCGCTTGTGAAGGTGGGAGATCAGTTTAAAAAAGGCGATATCCTGGTCTCCGGAACACTGGAGATTAAAAATGATGCCCAGGAGACCGTCGGTTATGAGTACACCAGTGCGGATGCTGACCTTTATGCCAGAACCTCTTATTCTTATTACGATGAGTTTCCCATGGAATACGAGGAGCGTATCTATACGGAGGACCAGAAAGACTCCTGGTTTTTTACTGTTATGAATTACCGCGTAGATATCGGACCGTCTCCCCCTGAAGATCAGCGGTACGACCAGGTAGCCACGACACATCCGCTGTACCTTACGGAGAACTTCGTTCTGCCTTTTACCTACGGCACGATACAGACGCTGCCGTATCAGATCGAGGTCAGACAGTATACAAAAGAGGAGGCTGCGACGAAGGCAAATGCCAATCTCTACATGTTTTTGAAGAATTTAACACAAAAAGGGGTAGAAATATACCGTAAAAATGTTAAAATAGACACATCGGAATCAACATGCATCACGAAAGGAAAAATCCAGGTGACAGAAAAAATCACAACCACAGCGCCTGTGAAGATTCAGGAAGTGATACCGGAAAGGACATCTGAAGAATGA
- a CDS encoding YabP/YqfC family sporulation protein, with product MKKIPSLQRELVRSLQIPKDLALQESLVTLSGSSEILVENYRRILEYEENIIRILLKKGRMRIEGEHLCIAYYSRDEMKITGFIQAVFFDR from the coding sequence TTGAAAAAAATCCCTTCCCTGCAGCGGGAGCTGGTCAGATCGCTGCAGATACCGAAAGACCTTGCACTACAGGAATCGCTTGTGACCTTGAGCGGAAGCAGTGAGATACTCGTTGAAAACTACCGCAGGATTCTGGAGTATGAAGAAAACATCATCCGAATCCTGCTGAAAAAGGGACGAATGAGGATTGAAGGAGAACATCTGTGCATCGCTTACTACAGCCGGGATGAAATGAAAATTACAGGGTTTATCCAGGCTGTTTTTTTTGACCGGTAG
- a CDS encoding DUF2284 domain-containing protein — protein sequence MKFEIIEDYITQFPIYQYALLDTRELEFTDKVRTICKKECSRYGSSWSCPPAVGSIEKCRETCLKYPKVLLFSSIAEVVDYSDMERTLKSKQEHENITRKIEKFLRLNAVSCYTLSTDSCSACEKCSYPKKSCVHPEIMHPCIESHGIVLTNTIEQHHMDYFLGENMVIWFSLIFLEDV from the coding sequence ATGAAATTTGAGATTATCGAGGATTATATCACACAGTTTCCCATTTACCAGTATGCCCTTCTTGACACCCGGGAATTGGAATTCACGGACAAAGTGCGTACGATCTGTAAAAAAGAATGCTCCCGCTATGGAAGCTCCTGGTCCTGTCCGCCTGCAGTTGGATCAATTGAGAAATGCAGGGAAACCTGCCTGAAGTATCCAAAAGTACTGCTGTTTTCTTCCATTGCTGAAGTTGTGGATTATTCCGATATGGAACGTACACTGAAGTCAAAGCAGGAACATGAAAATATCACCAGGAAAATCGAGAAATTTCTCCGGCTGAATGCCGTTTCTTGTTATACACTGTCCACGGACTCCTGTTCTGCCTGTGAAAAATGTTCTTATCCAAAAAAATCATGCGTTCATCCGGAAATTATGCATCCCTGTATTGAAAGTCACGGAATTGTACTGACAAACACCATAGAACAACATCATATGGATTATTTCCTGGGTGAAAACATGGTCATCTGGTTCAGTCTGATCTTCCTTGAGGATGTATAA
- a CDS encoding iron-containing alcohol dehydrogenase, whose amino-acid sequence MGRFTLPRDLYHGKGSLEELKNLKGSKAVLVVGGGSMKRFGFLDRAVEYLRAAGMEVELFENVEPDPSVDTVMRGAAMMQEFGPDWIVAMGGGSPIDAAKAMWAFYEYPKTSFEDLITPFSFPTLRTKARFCAIPSTSGTATEVTAFSVITDYSKGIKYPLADFNITPDVAIVDPELAEKMPPKLTAHTGMDAMTHAIEAYVSTLHCDYTDPLALHAIKMVHNDLKASYDGDMEARDRMHNAQCLAGMAFSNALLGIVHSMAHKTGAAYTGGHIVHGCANAMYLPRVIQYNAKVQEAAVRYAEIADFIGLGGDSTDEKVAALVAEIKKMNASLDIPDSIKEYEGGIIDEKEFMEKLPAVAELAIGDACTGSNPRVPVQEEMEKLLKACFYGEDIDF is encoded by the coding sequence ATGGGACGTTTTACATTACCGAGAGACCTTTATCACGGAAAGGGATCGCTGGAGGAACTGAAAAACCTGAAAGGCTCGAAAGCCGTACTGGTAGTCGGCGGCGGATCCATGAAACGTTTTGGTTTTCTTGACAGGGCCGTTGAGTACCTGAGAGCGGCCGGCATGGAGGTGGAACTCTTTGAAAATGTCGAGCCGGATCCAAGCGTGGACACTGTTATGCGCGGTGCCGCGATGATGCAGGAATTTGGTCCGGACTGGATTGTAGCCATGGGAGGAGGCTCACCGATCGATGCTGCCAAAGCAATGTGGGCATTTTATGAGTATCCGAAAACCTCTTTTGAAGATCTGATCACACCGTTCAGCTTCCCGACATTACGTACGAAAGCCAGATTCTGTGCGATTCCTTCAACATCCGGAACAGCCACGGAAGTAACAGCATTCAGCGTTATCACAGACTACAGCAAAGGTATCAAATATCCACTCGCTGACTTTAATATCACACCGGATGTAGCGATCGTTGATCCGGAACTGGCGGAGAAAATGCCTCCTAAGCTTACGGCTCACACCGGCATGGATGCGATGACGCATGCGATTGAAGCTTATGTATCCACACTCCATTGCGATTATACAGATCCTCTCGCCCTTCATGCGATTAAAATGGTACATAATGACCTGAAAGCTTCCTATGACGGTGATATGGAAGCACGTGACCGCATGCACAACGCTCAGTGCCTGGCAGGAATGGCATTTTCCAATGCACTGCTCGGAATCGTACATTCGATGGCTCACAAGACGGGGGCCGCTTATACAGGCGGACACATTGTGCACGGCTGTGCCAACGCAATGTACCTTCCGAGAGTGATCCAGTACAACGCGAAGGTTCAGGAAGCCGCTGTTCGCTACGCTGAGATCGCAGACTTCATCGGTCTCGGAGGGGACAGCACGGATGAAAAAGTCGCGGCACTGGTAGCTGAGATTAAAAAGATGAATGCTTCCCTGGATATTCCGGATTCCATCAAAGAATACGAAGGCGGCATCATCGATGAGAAAGAATTCATGGAAAAACTTCCGGCTGTCGCAGAACTGGCGATCGGCGACGCCTGCACCGGTTCCAATCCTCGTGTTCCGGTTCAGGAAGAGATGGAAAAACTTCTCAAAGCCTGCTTCTATGGCGAAGATATCGATTTCTAA
- a CDS encoding GyrI-like domain-containing protein: MKTGGKLDYKKVYRDLYLPKSTPAVIDVPEMTFIMVDGRGNPNTSKSYQNAVEILYGLSFTIKMSKLSGNQPEGYFEYVVPPLEGLWKLDGAVFDGRGAITDKDRFCWTAMIRQPEFVTEEVFEWAKESLLKKKPHLDFSAVRLEIFTEGLCCQVMHRGSYDEEPATIEKLEAFISEHGYQCDISEKRLHHEIYLGDPRKTKPENLKTVLRHPVRPVY; the protein is encoded by the coding sequence TTGAAGACTGGCGGGAAGCTGGATTACAAAAAAGTGTACAGGGATTTATATCTGCCCAAAAGTACACCCGCAGTGATTGACGTACCGGAAATGACGTTTATTATGGTGGATGGAAGAGGAAATCCCAATACATCAAAGAGCTACCAGAATGCTGTGGAAATCCTGTATGGACTGTCATTTACCATTAAAATGAGCAAACTAAGCGGCAATCAGCCGGAAGGATATTTCGAATATGTGGTCCCTCCTCTGGAAGGGCTCTGGAAACTGGACGGTGCAGTTTTTGACGGACGCGGTGCCATTACCGATAAGGACAGGTTCTGCTGGACTGCTATGATCCGACAGCCGGAATTTGTCACGGAAGAGGTATTTGAATGGGCAAAGGAGAGCCTGTTAAAAAAGAAACCTCATCTTGATTTTTCCGCAGTAAGACTGGAAATATTTACAGAGGGCCTGTGCTGCCAGGTCATGCACAGGGGATCGTACGACGAGGAACCAGCGACGATCGAAAAGCTGGAAGCATTCATCTCGGAACACGGGTATCAGTGTGATATTTCGGAAAAGCGTCTGCACCATGAGATCTATCTGGGAGATCCGAGAAAGACGAAACCTGAGAATCTGAAAACCGTGCTCCGCCATCCGGTGAGACCTGTTTATTGA
- a CDS encoding dihydrofolate reductase family protein, whose product MRKIILFIAMSLDGYIADSNGGVAWLNGHGDDETIDTYTEFTKDIDTVLMGWNTYHQIVTELSPKEWVYHEFTTYVLTHKEYNSSKQIRFTSENPVVLSERLKKEAGKDIWICGGANLIQQLVSKNVIDKYYISVIPTLLGNGIRLFSNMENEIKLKLYNTQTYNGIIDLIYMRR is encoded by the coding sequence ATGAGAAAAATAATTTTATTTATTGCCATGAGCCTTGACGGATATATTGCGGACAGTAATGGCGGGGTAGCTTGGTTAAACGGTCACGGAGATGATGAAACTATTGACACTTATACAGAATTTACAAAAGATATAGATACCGTTTTAATGGGGTGGAATACTTATCATCAAATTGTTACCGAGCTTTCTCCAAAAGAATGGGTCTATCATGAATTTACAACTTATGTATTGACACATAAAGAGTATAATTCTTCTAAACAAATTCGTTTCACAAGTGAAAATCCTGTCGTATTGTCGGAACGGCTGAAAAAAGAAGCAGGAAAAGACATATGGATTTGTGGCGGTGCAAATCTTATTCAGCAGTTGGTAAGTAAAAATGTGATTGATAAATACTACATTTCCGTTATTCCTACTCTGCTGGGTAATGGAATTCGCCTTTTTAGCAACATGGAAAACGAAATAAAATTGAAACTTTATAATACACAGACATATAACGGTATAATTGATTTGATTTATATGCGTAGATAA
- a CDS encoding DUF6179 domain-containing protein gives MDNTMEELIPVVAGLAGKFTSKESTSITYERANQLMEAVIYCINECTDENTLTSDMKLSAGKAYQLGYERVLEKVKTAQEQYNAMISDFCAYGNENYHDTVTKALPGFFLYYDARFAPQETVITMDYPTLGSGINATGIDAIEHYIIGISLEQRFLNRLPADYVWGTLSRFQPDYQREFYNISSIILRHLLVCMLICRKPGTPKRRLDYEKLKQLVELSDKKQLEQRILQLLETLVRDQYGSDRNLYHYLEQDITDFVTCLKLGAKTGSLRYLL, from the coding sequence ATGGATAATACGATGGAAGAGTTGATTCCTGTAGTGGCAGGACTTGCCGGGAAATTTACCTCGAAAGAGAGTACATCGATCACCTATGAAAGGGCAAATCAGCTGATGGAGGCAGTGATTTACTGCATCAACGAGTGCACGGACGAAAATACACTGACTTCAGATATGAAACTCTCCGCCGGGAAGGCATATCAGCTGGGATATGAAAGGGTCCTTGAAAAGGTAAAGACGGCGCAGGAACAGTACAATGCGATGATTTCAGATTTCTGTGCATATGGAAATGAAAACTATCATGATACCGTTACCAAAGCACTCCCTGGTTTTTTTCTATATTATGATGCCAGATTCGCCCCGCAGGAGACGGTCATTACCATGGACTATCCGACCCTTGGGTCAGGGATAAATGCCACAGGCATTGATGCCATAGAACACTATATCATCGGCATCAGCCTGGAACAGCGTTTTCTGAACAGGCTGCCGGCTGATTACGTGTGGGGCACGTTATCACGTTTCCAGCCGGATTACCAAAGAGAGTTCTATAATATCAGCAGCATCATACTCAGACACCTTCTGGTCTGTATGCTGATCTGCCGAAAACCGGGAACGCCAAAACGCAGACTGGACTATGAAAAGCTGAAGCAACTGGTTGAGCTGTCCGATAAAAAGCAGTTGGAACAGCGTATCTTGCAGTTGCTGGAAACTCTGGTCAGGGACCAATACGGAAGTGACCGGAATTTATATCATTATCTGGAGCAGGACATTACGGATTTTGTGACCTGCCTGAAACTCGGTGCCAAGACCGGAAGCCTCCGGTATCTTTTATAA
- a CDS encoding DUF6323 family protein: protein MKDKDWILLMSDQNQLTKVLEANQYTERFGLVLSQEDAQLLVRERSEVLRAEKRVEFGEGILPQLIFVFCDSQYIDQNNYVETLKRLQEIFYLYKNEMLDEITDAELLEFMKEQFETVCFGDLDYLEGTCLDIFSQAIRAGYRGYRNTNSGGEFHKMDIVKRWDKDVFLQALDELM from the coding sequence ATGAAAGATAAAGATTGGATTTTGCTCATGTCAGATCAGAATCAACTGACAAAGGTGCTGGAGGCTAATCAGTATACGGAAAGATTCGGACTGGTCTTGTCACAGGAAGATGCACAGCTTCTGGTAAGGGAGAGGAGTGAGGTATTAAGAGCCGAAAAGCGTGTGGAGTTTGGCGAAGGAATCCTGCCGCAGCTGATTTTCGTATTCTGCGATTCTCAGTATATCGATCAGAATAATTATGTGGAAACCTTAAAGCGGCTGCAGGAGATTTTTTATTTGTATAAGAATGAGATGCTGGATGAAATCACAGATGCGGAACTTCTGGAATTTATGAAAGAGCAGTTTGAGACGGTTTGCTTCGGAGATCTGGATTACCTGGAAGGTACATGTCTTGACATTTTTTCACAGGCCATTCGGGCAGGGTACAGGGGATACCGGAATACAAACAGCGGAGGTGAGTTCCATAAAATGGACATTGTTAAGCGATGGGATAAGGATGTTTTTCTGCAGGCGCTGGATGAATTGATGTGA
- a CDS encoding helix-turn-helix transcriptional regulator, whose protein sequence is MKIERLIGILSILLQQEKVTAPYLSEKFEVSRRTINRDIEALCRAGIPIVTTQGTNGGISIMDGYRIDRTLLTASDMQAILTGLRSLDSVSGNRKMRQLMEKLSAENPDILTSNEHILIDLSSWYKSLLAPKIELIQTAIAQREKITFSYFAPVGNSIRTIEPYLLIFKWSSWYIWGRCCQKQDFRLFKLNRMLEVESLGEVYEPVPFSVPDLSPEHVTPPLISVRALFEQEMKWRLIEEYGPKCFTEREDGKLLFTFGFSDQENLFSWIFSFGDKVELLEPECLREEFVQRAEKLLQRYHT, encoded by the coding sequence ATGAAAATAGAACGACTGATCGGGATTCTGTCCATTCTGCTGCAGCAGGAGAAGGTGACGGCTCCTTATCTTTCAGAAAAATTCGAGGTGTCAAGGCGCACCATCAACCGGGATATTGAGGCTCTGTGCAGGGCAGGCATTCCCATCGTGACGACGCAGGGGACAAACGGGGGGATTTCCATTATGGATGGATACCGCATTGACCGGACGCTTCTGACGGCATCGGATATGCAGGCTATTCTTACGGGACTTCGAAGTCTTGACAGCGTCAGCGGAAACAGAAAAATGAGACAGCTGATGGAAAAATTGTCCGCAGAGAATCCGGACATACTCACTTCCAATGAGCATATTCTGATCGATCTTTCTTCCTGGTATAAATCGCTGCTGGCGCCGAAGATCGAACTGATACAGACTGCGATCGCACAGCGTGAAAAGATTACATTTTCCTACTTCGCCCCGGTCGGAAACAGCATCCGGACGATAGAACCTTATCTGCTGATATTTAAATGGTCTTCCTGGTATATCTGGGGAAGATGCTGTCAGAAACAGGATTTTCGCCTGTTCAAGTTAAACAGGATGCTTGAGGTGGAGAGTCTCGGGGAAGTATACGAACCAGTTCCTTTTTCCGTGCCCGATCTGTCTCCGGAACACGTCACACCACCGCTAATTTCCGTCAGGGCACTTTTTGAACAGGAGATGAAATGGCGGCTGATCGAGGAATATGGACCGAAATGTTTTACGGAACGGGAAGACGGAAAACTGCTGTTTACATTTGGCTTTTCCGATCAGGAAAACCTGTTCAGCTGGATTTTCAGCTTTGGCGATAAGGTAGAACTGCTGGAGCCGGAATGCCTTCGGGAAGAATTTGTGCAGCGCGCAGAAAAGCTGCTTCAGAGATATCATACGTAA